A window of the Hordeum vulgare subsp. vulgare chromosome 5H, MorexV3_pseudomolecules_assembly, whole genome shotgun sequence genome harbors these coding sequences:
- the LOC123400091 gene encoding MADS-box transcription factor 29-like has translation MVDDDGGVSRRATFGELLTEAQELDALCEADVGVLVFDSAGRQIDYCSPRTSWSELTQRYKSISNNKFQGINRDDDHQVNEQTVTRSPVLATEYKYIFSLFFVT, from the exons ATggtcgacgacgacggcggcgtctCGCGGCGGGCCACCTTCGGCGAGCTGCTGACGGAGGCGCAGGAGCTCGACGCGCTCTGCGAGGCGGACGTCGGCGTCCTCGTCTTCGACAGCGCCGGCAGGCAGATCGACTACTGCAGCCCCCGCACCAG TTGGAGCGAGCTAACGCAGCGCTACAAGAGCATTAGCAACAACAAGTTCCAGGGGATAAATCGTGATGATGACCATCAGGTTAATGAACAAACAGTCACACGTAGTCCCGTACTAGCTACAGAATACAAATACATCTTTTCTCTGTTCTTTGTTACTTAA